One window from the genome of Micromonospora aurantiaca ATCC 27029 encodes:
- a CDS encoding HtaA domain-containing protein, whose translation MFRSRAGALRSMRWAAVLALGVSSALVGAGPASAAEAEITSGSLTWGFKASFRNYVKAGNGDPPIAVSNGATVNADGTFTFPSTGGTHDAAAGTTNATYGGTVVFSYPAHLLTITLANPTVAVSGGTASLKADVDLATTMTEPVSVKQATVATLTGSPAASGNTVTGSNLAAALTSVGAGAFNGFYAAGEALDPVSFTFTTAGGTAPATPAVTVDPAQGLDPAGATVTVRGTGFDPDFNNGAGIYVSFGPKVDEHWANAGVLQVTKWVNKTNEPTDARDRMAADGSFTTTLPISAVYTDRNGDEVDCTEVQCYVITFAARGSADRRQDTFTPITFTRTGAGGNSAQQRITSTVTGGPLSLSVAGATVALPPVGKGEYARAPLNTATVADLRGAGTGWSLVGQVSEFTSAAGGVIAGNYLGWAPTASVVDDPLGGTTGAVTPGAVAAPGAGLGEARALCTAGAGTSNGVFACGAELNLGVPASAAAGDYVATLTLTLS comes from the coding sequence ATGTTCAGATCCAGAGCCGGAGCCCTCCGGTCGATGCGCTGGGCGGCGGTGCTCGCCCTCGGCGTGTCGAGTGCGCTCGTGGGCGCCGGACCCGCCTCGGCGGCCGAGGCCGAGATCACCAGTGGCAGCCTGACCTGGGGTTTCAAGGCCAGCTTCCGCAACTACGTCAAGGCCGGCAACGGGGATCCGCCGATCGCTGTCAGCAACGGCGCCACTGTCAACGCCGACGGCACGTTCACGTTCCCGTCGACCGGCGGCACGCACGACGCCGCCGCCGGTACGACCAACGCCACGTACGGCGGCACAGTGGTGTTCTCGTACCCGGCGCACCTGCTGACCATCACGCTGGCCAACCCGACCGTCGCCGTCTCCGGCGGCACCGCCTCGCTGAAGGCGGACGTCGACCTGGCCACCACGATGACCGAGCCGGTCTCGGTGAAGCAGGCCACCGTCGCCACCCTCACCGGCAGTCCCGCCGCCAGCGGGAACACGGTGACCGGCAGCAACCTCGCCGCGGCGCTCACCAGCGTGGGAGCCGGCGCCTTCAACGGCTTCTACGCCGCCGGTGAGGCGCTGGACCCGGTGTCGTTCACGTTCACCACGGCAGGCGGCACCGCGCCCGCCACCCCGGCGGTGACCGTCGACCCGGCCCAGGGTCTCGACCCCGCCGGCGCGACTGTCACCGTACGCGGCACCGGCTTCGACCCGGACTTCAACAACGGGGCCGGCATCTACGTCTCGTTCGGACCGAAGGTCGACGAGCACTGGGCCAACGCCGGCGTCCTCCAGGTCACCAAGTGGGTCAACAAGACCAACGAGCCGACCGACGCCCGGGACCGGATGGCCGCCGACGGCAGCTTCACCACGACGCTGCCGATCAGCGCCGTCTACACCGACCGCAACGGCGACGAGGTGGACTGCACCGAGGTGCAGTGCTACGTCATCACGTTCGCCGCCCGCGGTTCGGCCGACCGCCGCCAGGACACGTTCACCCCGATCACCTTCACCCGGACCGGGGCGGGCGGGAACTCGGCCCAGCAGCGGATCACCAGCACCGTGACCGGCGGTCCGCTCAGCCTGAGCGTCGCCGGCGCGACAGTCGCCCTGCCGCCGGTCGGCAAGGGCGAGTACGCCCGGGCGCCGCTGAACACGGCCACGGTGGCCGACCTGCGCGGCGCCGGCACCGGCTGGAGCCTGGTCGGACAGGTCTCCGAATTCACCTCCGCCGCCGGTGGCGTCATCGCCGGGAACTACCTCGGCTGGGCGCCGACGGCGAGCGTGGTGGACGACCCGCTGGGCGGCACGACCGGTGCCGTCACCCCGGGCGCGGTGGCCGCTCCCGGCGCCGGTCTCGGTGAGGCCCGGGCCCTGTGCACGGCCGGAGCCGGGACCAGCAACGGCGTCTTCGCCTGCGGCGCCGAGCTCAACCTCGGTGTGCCGGCGTCCGCCGCGGCGGGTGACTACGTCGCCACGCTCACCCTGACCCTCTCCTGA
- a CDS encoding RNA polymerase sigma factor, which produces MEPGRPGRCHESGPTAEAALDDDELVTRVRAGDREAYDALVARHTASAYRTAVLLGAGPDAEDVVQEAFVKAYRKLSRYRAEASFRSWLLAIVANETRNLHRARTRRDGLALRAAAAEPVAAVTGDDGLDAVLAAERRAALVGALRRLPVRDREVIVCRYLLDLGEDETVTVLGVARGTVKSRTHRALAKLRALLDREVAHRG; this is translated from the coding sequence ATGGAACCCGGCCGCCCCGGGCGGTGTCATGAAAGCGGACCGACGGCGGAGGCTGCCCTGGACGACGACGAACTCGTCACCCGCGTACGCGCCGGCGACCGGGAGGCGTACGACGCCCTGGTCGCCCGGCACACCGCGTCCGCGTACCGGACGGCGGTGCTGCTCGGCGCCGGTCCGGACGCCGAGGACGTGGTCCAGGAGGCGTTCGTGAAGGCGTACCGGAAACTGTCCCGCTACCGGGCCGAGGCGTCGTTCCGGTCCTGGCTGCTCGCGATCGTCGCCAACGAGACCCGGAACCTGCACCGTGCCCGCACCCGGCGGGACGGGCTGGCGCTGCGCGCGGCGGCGGCGGAGCCGGTCGCGGCGGTCACCGGCGACGACGGGCTCGACGCCGTGCTGGCGGCCGAGCGCCGCGCCGCGCTGGTGGGTGCGCTGCGGCGGTTGCCCGTCCGCGACCGCGAGGTGATCGTCTGCCGCTATCTGCTCGACCTCGGCGAGGACGAGACGGTGACAGTGCTGGGGGTGGCCCGGGGCACCGTGAAGTCACGGACCCACCGGGCGCTGGCGAAGCTGCGGGCCCTGCTGGACCGGGAGGTGGCGCACCGTGGATGA
- a CDS encoding ABC transporter substrate-binding protein → MVMKRRAGAVLALFVTSALLASACSGGGDEEKAAESELYKNPVTLTWWHNASQDGPGKTYWEKVAKDFSTAHPTVKIEIEAIETNQLQRTRLPAALLSNDPPDIFQAWGGGEMREQVEADYLKDITDQVKGEVADIGNAAEIWQVEGKQYGLPYRMGIEGIWYNKDMFAKAGITAPPTTFEELNAAVTKLKTINVIPIALGAGDKWPAAHWWYNFALRACSVDTLKKATKDRNFDDPCFVKAGQDLKTFIDTKPFQNNFIATPGQNDPTSANGLLANGKAAMELMGDWNRGTLDTVATDKAALGKFLGWFPVPAISGSAGDPKAALGGGDGFACSKNAPAECVEFLKYLVSPEVQKGYAATGTGLPVAKGAADGVTDPALKSILQATSDATYVQLWLDTAYGSTVGTAMNDAIVAIFAGNGTPEKVVSAMKAAASK, encoded by the coding sequence ATGGTGATGAAGCGCCGTGCTGGCGCCGTCCTGGCACTGTTTGTGACAAGTGCTCTGCTGGCCTCCGCGTGCAGTGGTGGTGGCGACGAGGAGAAGGCCGCCGAGAGTGAGCTGTACAAGAACCCGGTGACGTTGACCTGGTGGCACAACGCGTCGCAGGACGGGCCCGGCAAGACGTACTGGGAGAAGGTCGCCAAGGACTTCTCCACGGCCCACCCGACCGTCAAGATCGAGATCGAGGCGATCGAGACGAACCAGCTCCAGCGCACCCGGCTCCCCGCCGCGCTGCTGAGCAACGACCCGCCGGACATCTTCCAGGCGTGGGGCGGCGGCGAGATGCGCGAGCAGGTCGAGGCCGACTACCTCAAGGACATCACCGACCAGGTGAAGGGCGAGGTCGCCGACATCGGCAACGCCGCCGAGATCTGGCAGGTCGAAGGCAAGCAGTACGGCCTGCCGTACCGGATGGGCATCGAGGGCATCTGGTACAACAAGGACATGTTCGCGAAGGCGGGCATCACGGCGCCGCCGACCACCTTCGAGGAACTCAACGCCGCGGTCACCAAGCTCAAGACCATCAACGTCATCCCGATCGCCCTCGGCGCCGGTGACAAGTGGCCCGCCGCGCACTGGTGGTACAACTTCGCGCTGCGTGCCTGCTCGGTCGACACGCTGAAGAAGGCGACCAAGGACCGGAACTTCGACGACCCGTGCTTCGTCAAGGCCGGCCAGGACCTCAAGACCTTCATCGACACCAAGCCGTTCCAGAACAACTTCATCGCCACGCCGGGTCAGAACGACCCGACCAGCGCCAACGGCCTGCTCGCGAACGGCAAGGCCGCGATGGAGCTGATGGGTGACTGGAACCGCGGCACCCTGGACACCGTCGCCACCGACAAGGCGGCCCTGGGCAAGTTCCTCGGCTGGTTCCCGGTGCCGGCGATCTCCGGCTCCGCCGGTGACCCGAAGGCGGCCCTCGGCGGCGGCGACGGGTTCGCCTGCTCCAAGAACGCCCCGGCCGAGTGCGTCGAGTTCCTCAAGTACCTCGTCAGCCCCGAGGTGCAGAAGGGCTACGCCGCCACCGGCACCGGCCTGCCCGTCGCCAAGGGCGCGGCCGACGGCGTCACCGACCCGGCCCTGAAGTCGATCCTCCAGGCCACGTCCGACGCCACCTACGTGCAGCTCTGGCTGGACACCGCCTACGGCAGCACCGTCGGCACCGCGATGAACGACGCGATCGTCGCGATCTTCGCCGGCAACGGGACACCTGAGAAGGTCGTCTCGGCCATGAAGGCGGCCGCAAGCAAGTGA
- a CDS encoding carbohydrate ABC transporter permease codes for MTSASQTRTPAVGAQAPPAGLRPGARAASRRAETRRKWYEIIGLTTPAIVIYVMFVLVPMGFAFYYSLFRWRGVGPPTEYVGFRNYTLAFQDPIFLDALRNNAIIVFGSLLIQGPVALGIALLLNRRFRGRSAFRLLVFVPYVLAEVTVGIMWKLILTENGTLDALLQSIGLGGLVQAWLADLDVVIWTLLFVLTWKYVGFAIILLLAGLSNVPQELNEAAEIDGASWWQIQRHVTLPLLGPTIRIWMFLSMIGSLQVFDMVWVTSVPAVRSLGASATMATYMVDNGFFARLWGYGNAVAVILFAISFVAALLFQRFLLRRDIEGAITRKGK; via the coding sequence GTGACGTCCGCATCGCAGACCCGTACGCCCGCCGTCGGTGCGCAAGCGCCGCCGGCGGGCCTCCGGCCCGGCGCACGGGCCGCCTCCCGCCGCGCCGAGACCCGTCGCAAGTGGTACGAGATCATCGGGCTGACCACGCCCGCGATCGTCATCTACGTGATGTTCGTGCTGGTGCCGATGGGCTTCGCGTTCTACTACAGCCTGTTCCGCTGGCGCGGCGTCGGCCCGCCCACCGAGTACGTCGGCTTCCGCAACTACACGCTCGCCTTCCAGGACCCGATCTTCCTCGACGCGCTGCGCAACAACGCGATCATCGTGTTCGGGTCGCTGCTGATCCAGGGCCCGGTCGCGCTGGGCATCGCCCTCCTGCTCAACCGCCGCTTCCGCGGGCGCTCGGCGTTCCGCCTGCTGGTGTTCGTGCCGTACGTGCTGGCCGAGGTCACCGTCGGCATCATGTGGAAGCTGATCCTGACCGAGAACGGCACGCTCGACGCGCTGCTGCAGTCGATCGGGCTCGGCGGGCTGGTGCAGGCGTGGCTGGCCGACCTGGACGTGGTGATCTGGACGCTGCTGTTCGTCCTCACCTGGAAGTACGTCGGCTTCGCCATCATCCTGCTGCTCGCCGGCCTGTCGAACGTGCCGCAGGAGTTGAACGAGGCCGCGGAGATCGACGGCGCGAGCTGGTGGCAGATCCAGCGCCACGTCACGCTGCCGCTGCTCGGCCCCACCATCCGGATCTGGATGTTCCTGTCGATGATCGGCTCGTTGCAGGTCTTCGACATGGTCTGGGTGACCTCGGTGCCGGCCGTGCGCTCGCTCGGCGCCTCGGCCACCATGGCGACGTACATGGTGGACAACGGCTTCTTCGCCCGGCTCTGGGGCTACGGCAACGCGGTGGCCGTGATCCTGTTCGCCATCTCCTTCGTCGCGGCGCTGCTGTTCCAGCGTTTCCTGCTCCGCCGTGACATCGAGGGCGCCATCACCCGGAAGGGGAAGTGA
- a CDS encoding WxL protein peptidoglycan domain-containing protein — MPLLTPSTRTPRRRTPGPAARFGAALAAVLLAVLLGPPAAGEAAPRPAPSADPGAVRWAVQPSGPGGPTGRNYFTYDLAPGDSVTDHVGVTNLGDRPLTFAVYGTDAYTTTDGAFALLPSDRAATDVGAWIGVERRSWTVQPGRRADIPFRLTVPRNATPGDHTGGVIAAVAQDGVTADGQRVRLDQRIAARLYLRVAGEVRPAVTVESVRVGYDTPLNPIGRADLTVTYRIRNSGNVRVGGTGAVVVAGPGGWTLSRTSPVDLPELLPGAEFTVTERVTGVPPALRLTATVDLAPTTVDTALPPVQRTASVWAPPWLLIAALAAAGAWLYLRRRRRRPTSAAAAGPADASRAPVAGTAEPPAGGAAAGAR, encoded by the coding sequence ATGCCCCTCCTCACGCCCTCCACCCGCACCCCGCGGCGGCGCACGCCCGGCCCGGCCGCGCGGTTCGGCGCCGCGCTCGCCGCCGTGCTGCTCGCGGTGCTGCTCGGGCCGCCGGCCGCCGGCGAGGCCGCCCCCCGGCCCGCACCGTCCGCCGACCCCGGTGCCGTCCGCTGGGCGGTCCAGCCGTCCGGGCCCGGCGGGCCGACCGGGCGCAACTACTTCACGTACGACCTGGCGCCCGGCGACAGCGTCACCGACCACGTCGGCGTCACCAACCTCGGTGACCGACCGCTCACCTTCGCGGTGTACGGCACCGACGCGTACACCACCACCGACGGCGCCTTCGCGCTGCTGCCCTCCGACCGGGCCGCCACCGACGTCGGCGCCTGGATCGGCGTCGAGCGGCGAAGCTGGACCGTCCAGCCCGGCAGGCGCGCGGACATCCCGTTCCGCCTCACGGTGCCGCGCAACGCCACGCCGGGCGACCACACCGGCGGCGTGATCGCCGCGGTCGCCCAGGACGGCGTGACCGCCGACGGGCAGCGGGTCCGGCTCGACCAGCGGATCGCCGCCCGGCTCTACCTCCGTGTGGCCGGCGAGGTCCGCCCCGCCGTGACTGTCGAATCGGTACGCGTCGGCTACGACACCCCGCTCAACCCGATCGGCCGCGCCGACCTCACAGTCACCTACCGGATCCGCAACAGCGGCAACGTCCGCGTCGGCGGCACCGGCGCGGTGGTCGTCGCCGGCCCCGGTGGCTGGACGCTGTCCCGGACCAGCCCGGTCGACCTGCCGGAGCTGCTGCCCGGCGCCGAGTTCACTGTCACCGAGCGGGTCACCGGGGTGCCGCCCGCGCTGCGGCTGACCGCGACAGTCGACCTCGCACCCACCACCGTCGACACCGCGCTGCCCCCGGTGCAGCGCACCGCGAGCGTGTGGGCGCCGCCCTGGCTGCTGATCGCCGCACTGGCGGCCGCCGGAGCCTGGCTCTACCTGCGTCGCCGTCGTCGCCGTCCCACCTCGGCCGCTGCCGCCGGGCCGGCGGATGCGTCCAGGGCCCCCGTCGCGGGGACGGCCGAACCCCCGGCGGGCGGCGCGGCGGCCGGTGCCCGGTGA
- a CDS encoding LacI family DNA-binding transcriptional regulator: MVFQERVKMSDVARTAGVSVATVSKVVNGRYGVAQATVERVQQVIHELGYEASLGAQSLRSHRTNVLGILVAEFEPFSTELLKGASREVAGSGYQLLAYSSGDGEGAAIGWERRSLARLSGTLIDGAVIVTPTVVETKHGFHVVAVDPHTGPSGLPTVDSDNFAGAVLATDYLLSLGHRRIAHISGRPDLESARLREAGFRKAMADAGLTVDERLVRVGGFRTESAASTAAELLALPDRPTAIFAGNDLSAISTVDVARGLGLGVPDDLSVIGFDNIPESALVDPPLTTIRQPLQRMGAESLRLLIDLIAGVERDTHIRLPTELVVRASCRPLR; encoded by the coding sequence GTGGTGTTCCAGGAGCGCGTCAAGATGTCGGACGTGGCACGTACGGCCGGCGTCTCGGTGGCAACCGTATCCAAGGTTGTCAATGGCCGATACGGCGTCGCGCAGGCCACCGTCGAGCGCGTCCAGCAGGTCATCCACGAGCTCGGGTACGAGGCCAGCCTGGGGGCGCAGAGCCTGCGCAGCCACCGCACGAACGTGCTGGGCATCCTGGTCGCCGAGTTCGAGCCGTTCTCGACCGAGCTGCTCAAGGGCGCGTCCCGGGAGGTCGCCGGCAGCGGCTACCAGTTGCTCGCCTACTCCAGCGGTGACGGGGAGGGCGCGGCCATAGGGTGGGAGCGGCGCTCGCTGGCCCGGCTGTCCGGCACACTCATCGACGGCGCGGTGATCGTGACGCCGACAGTGGTCGAGACCAAGCACGGCTTCCACGTGGTGGCCGTCGACCCGCACACCGGCCCGTCCGGTCTGCCCACCGTCGACTCCGACAACTTCGCCGGCGCGGTGCTGGCCACCGACTACCTGCTGTCGCTCGGGCACCGGCGGATCGCGCACATCAGCGGCCGCCCCGACCTGGAGTCGGCCCGCCTGCGCGAGGCCGGGTTCCGCAAGGCGATGGCCGACGCGGGCCTGACGGTGGACGAGCGGCTCGTGCGGGTCGGCGGGTTCCGCACCGAGAGCGCCGCGAGCACGGCCGCCGAGCTGCTCGCGCTCCCCGACCGGCCCACCGCGATCTTCGCCGGCAACGACCTCTCGGCCATCTCCACGGTGGACGTCGCCCGCGGCCTCGGCCTCGGCGTACCGGACGACCTGTCGGTCATCGGCTTCGACAACATCCCGGAGTCGGCGCTCGTCGACCCTCCCCTCACCACGATCCGGCAGCCGCTGCAACGCATGGGCGCCGAGTCACTGCGTCTGCTGATCGACCTCATCGCGGGCGTCGAGCGGGACACGCACATCCGGCTCCCCACCGAGCTGGTCGTCCGGGCCTCCTGCCGCCCGCTGCGCTGA
- a CDS encoding carbohydrate ABC transporter permease produces the protein MTVAVNSVPAPSAGRRPVQWSAPLTYALALAVAAVSIAPVVYVVVGGFRTTPQIVNDPAGLPDPWVWENYYRVLTQSGFWKQAFNSAVVALGTTLGVVVLGMAAAFVLARYTFRGREGLYTFFTLGLLFPAGAAILPLYLMLRDLNLINSYYAVILPQVAFSLPLTIVILRPFLSAIPRELEDAAAIDGAGRLGFLWRIVLPLSRPAVVTVGILAFVASWNAFLLPLLVLGDVNLHTLPLGVQNFSSQYTTDTAGVLAFTSLAMLPALLFFTLAEKQIVGGLQGAVKG, from the coding sequence GTGACAGTGGCCGTGAACTCCGTACCCGCCCCCTCGGCCGGGCGCCGGCCGGTCCAGTGGAGCGCGCCGCTGACGTACGCGCTCGCGCTCGCGGTCGCGGCCGTCTCGATCGCACCCGTCGTGTACGTCGTCGTCGGCGGTTTCCGGACCACGCCGCAGATCGTGAACGACCCGGCCGGCCTGCCGGACCCGTGGGTCTGGGAGAACTACTACCGGGTGCTGACGCAGAGCGGCTTCTGGAAACAGGCGTTCAACAGCGCCGTGGTCGCCCTCGGCACCACGCTCGGCGTGGTGGTGCTCGGCATGGCCGCCGCGTTCGTGCTCGCCCGGTACACGTTCCGGGGCCGCGAGGGGCTCTACACCTTCTTCACCCTCGGCCTGCTGTTCCCGGCCGGCGCGGCGATCCTGCCGCTGTACCTCATGCTGCGCGACCTGAACCTGATCAACTCCTACTACGCGGTGATCCTCCCGCAGGTGGCCTTCTCGTTGCCGCTGACGATCGTCATCCTGCGGCCGTTCCTGTCGGCCATCCCGCGGGAGCTGGAGGACGCGGCCGCCATCGACGGCGCCGGCCGGCTCGGCTTTCTCTGGCGGATCGTGCTGCCGCTGTCGCGGCCCGCGGTCGTCACCGTCGGCATCCTCGCGTTCGTGGCGAGCTGGAACGCGTTCCTCCTGCCGCTGCTCGTCCTGGGGGACGTCAACCTGCACACCCTGCCGCTGGGCGTGCAGAACTTCTCCAGCCAGTACACCACCGACACCGCGGGCGTCCTCGCCTTCACGTCGCTGGCGATGTTGCCGGCGCTGCTGTTCTTCACCCTGGCGGAGAAGCAGATCGTGGGCGGCCTCCAGGGCGCGGTCAAGGGCTGA
- a CDS encoding endo-1,4-beta-xylanase: protein MKLRRWLAAGAVAVATATALNVVPATAGRPYDPAAQSLRELAKRHGLYVGTAVDMAALNDAAEPRYRELAASEFSTVTAENVMKWESLEPTRGTYNWGPADELIDFARKNNQRVRGHVLVWHNQLPAWLTSGVADGSISKAELRQILRNHITAVVTHFKGKIWQWDVVNEAVSDPWDTPSTLHYKGFWAQNLGPGYIADAFRWARAADPKALLFYNDYNIEAFGSGNPADDKTQFVYDMARDLRAKGVPIDGVGAQGHLGTQYGNFSTLQVAAALRKFAGLGLATALTEVDVRSQITEGVEAGDSAEINPRLQASAANFSVLMQACLAERHCLSFTLWGFTDKHSWVPGAFSDPPEGLATVYDENYQPKRAYHELKADLIFSGPPYVLPRIPQHPRR from the coding sequence ATGAAGCTGAGACGTTGGCTCGCCGCCGGCGCCGTCGCCGTCGCGACCGCCACCGCCCTCAACGTCGTCCCCGCGACGGCCGGCCGCCCCTACGACCCGGCCGCGCAGAGCCTGCGCGAGCTGGCCAAGCGCCACGGCCTGTACGTGGGCACCGCCGTCGACATGGCCGCCCTCAACGACGCCGCCGAGCCGCGGTACCGCGAGCTGGCCGCGTCCGAGTTCTCCACCGTCACCGCCGAGAACGTCATGAAGTGGGAGAGCCTCGAACCCACCCGGGGCACATACAACTGGGGGCCGGCCGACGAGCTGATCGACTTCGCCCGCAAGAACAACCAGCGGGTCCGGGGCCACGTGCTGGTCTGGCACAACCAGTTGCCGGCGTGGCTGACCAGCGGCGTCGCGGACGGCTCGATCAGCAAGGCCGAGCTGCGCCAGATCCTGCGCAACCACATCACCGCCGTGGTCACCCACTTCAAGGGCAAGATCTGGCAGTGGGACGTGGTGAACGAGGCGGTCAGCGACCCCTGGGACACCCCGTCCACCCTGCACTACAAGGGGTTCTGGGCGCAGAACCTCGGGCCCGGCTACATCGCCGACGCGTTCCGCTGGGCCCGCGCCGCCGACCCGAAGGCGCTGCTGTTCTACAACGACTACAACATCGAGGCGTTCGGCTCCGGCAACCCGGCCGACGACAAGACGCAGTTCGTCTACGACATGGCCCGTGACCTGCGGGCCAAGGGCGTGCCGATCGACGGCGTGGGCGCACAGGGCCACCTCGGCACCCAGTACGGCAACTTCAGCACGCTCCAGGTGGCCGCGGCCCTGCGCAAGTTCGCCGGGCTCGGGCTGGCCACGGCCCTCACCGAGGTGGACGTGCGCAGCCAGATCACCGAGGGGGTGGAGGCCGGCGACTCCGCGGAGATCAACCCGCGTCTGCAGGCGTCCGCGGCGAACTTCAGCGTGCTGATGCAGGCCTGCCTGGCCGAGCGGCACTGCCTGTCGTTCACCCTCTGGGGCTTCACCGACAAGCACTCCTGGGTACCCGGCGCGTTCTCCGACCCGCCGGAGGGCCTGGCCACCGTCTACGACGAGAACTACCAGCCGAAGCGGGCGTACCACGAGCTGAAGGCCGACCTGATCTTCTCCGGTCCGCCATACGTGCTGCCGCGCATCCCGCAGCACCCGCGCCGCTAG
- a CDS encoding DUF5872 domain-containing protein, whose protein sequence is MAKYTEPELRERLKAEIRASDKGGRPGQWSARKSQLLTNEYKKAGGGFEGPKDARQRSLQRWGGEKWQTRSGDTRARNGGETRRYLPKQAWEELSENERRATDTRKRRASRSGRQYVPNTGPAKRARRDATAAEQINELPVTEAVKLVRDLDTRQLDAALRRERGGKARKTLIGRLESELGRRRAA, encoded by the coding sequence ATGGCGAAGTACACCGAGCCGGAACTGCGGGAGCGCCTCAAGGCCGAGATCCGCGCCTCCGACAAGGGCGGACGGCCGGGGCAGTGGTCGGCCCGCAAGTCGCAGCTGCTGACGAACGAGTACAAGAAGGCCGGCGGGGGATTCGAGGGCCCGAAGGACGCACGGCAGCGCTCGCTGCAACGCTGGGGCGGCGAGAAGTGGCAGACCCGCAGCGGCGATACGCGCGCCCGCAACGGCGGCGAAACCCGCCGTTACCTGCCCAAACAGGCGTGGGAGGAGCTGTCGGAGAACGAGCGGCGCGCCACCGACACCCGCAAGCGCCGCGCGTCGCGCTCCGGCCGCCAGTACGTGCCGAACACCGGCCCGGCGAAGCGGGCCCGCCGGGACGCCACGGCCGCCGAGCAGATCAACGAGTTGCCGGTTACCGAGGCGGTCAAGCTGGTCCGTGACCTCGACACCCGTCAGCTCGACGCGGCGCTGCGCCGGGAACGCGGCGGCAAGGCCCGCAAGACGCTCATCGGGCGGCTGGAGTCGGAACTGGGCCGGCGCCGGGCGGCGTGA
- a CDS encoding FMN-binding glutamate synthase family protein produces the protein MSWARRAVPAAVAAVAALAARDLLQRDHALRRNFPVLGRARYLIESIGPELRQYIVAGNDEERPFTRDQRRWVYASAKQENNYFGFGTDNDIEHTSGYPIIKHRTFGRAVPPSTPTAGHDVTLPCAKVLGAARGRAQAFRPESVVNISGMSFGSLSGNAVEALNRGAALAGCLHNTGEGGLSPYHRNGGELVFQLGTAYFGCRDEQGRFSLERLKDLVASAPVRALEIKLSQGAKPSLGGLLPAAKVSAEIAATRGIPAGRDCVSPSRHAEFSDCDSLLDWVELLAAETGLPVGIKSAVGDLGFWEELATLMRDTGRGVDFVTVDGGEGGTGAAPLIFSDSVSLPFQQGFSRVYRTFAERDLHESVVFVGAGKLGLPDNAVVAFALGADMVNVGREAMLAIGCIQAQKCHTDTCPTGVATQNAWLARGLDPARKSVRAANYIRTLRRDLVKVAEACGVEHPGLIGTDAVEILDGRTSSIPLDRAFGYRPEWGMPSAADRAEIVRLMTAEAPQGGSAPPSPTAVG, from the coding sequence ATGAGCTGGGCGAGAAGAGCCGTACCCGCAGCCGTCGCCGCCGTCGCCGCGCTGGCGGCCCGGGACCTGCTGCAACGCGACCACGCGCTGCGCCGCAACTTCCCCGTGCTGGGCCGGGCGCGGTACCTGATCGAGTCGATCGGCCCGGAGCTGCGGCAGTACATCGTGGCCGGCAACGACGAGGAGCGGCCGTTCACCCGCGACCAGCGGCGCTGGGTGTACGCCTCGGCCAAGCAGGAGAACAACTACTTCGGTTTCGGCACCGACAACGACATCGAGCACACCTCCGGCTATCCGATCATCAAGCACCGTACGTTCGGCCGGGCGGTCCCGCCGTCGACGCCGACCGCCGGGCACGACGTGACGCTGCCCTGCGCCAAGGTGCTCGGCGCGGCGCGCGGCCGGGCGCAGGCGTTCCGGCCGGAGTCGGTGGTGAACATCTCCGGGATGAGCTTCGGTTCGCTGTCCGGCAACGCGGTGGAGGCGCTCAACCGGGGCGCCGCACTGGCCGGCTGCCTGCACAACACCGGCGAGGGCGGGCTGTCGCCGTACCACCGCAACGGCGGTGAGCTGGTCTTCCAGCTCGGCACCGCGTACTTCGGCTGCCGCGACGAGCAGGGCCGGTTCAGCCTGGAACGGCTCAAGGACCTGGTGGCGTCGGCACCGGTACGCGCGCTGGAGATCAAGCTCAGTCAGGGCGCCAAGCCGAGCCTCGGCGGCCTGCTGCCGGCGGCGAAGGTCTCCGCCGAGATCGCCGCCACCCGGGGCATTCCGGCCGGGCGGGACTGCGTCAGCCCGTCCCGGCACGCCGAGTTCTCCGACTGCGACAGTCTGCTCGACTGGGTGGAGCTGCTCGCCGCCGAGACCGGCCTGCCGGTCGGCATCAAGTCCGCCGTCGGTGACCTCGGGTTCTGGGAGGAGCTGGCCACGCTGATGCGCGACACCGGGCGCGGCGTGGACTTCGTGACTGTCGACGGGGGCGAGGGCGGCACCGGCGCCGCGCCGCTGATCTTCAGCGACTCGGTCTCGCTGCCGTTCCAGCAGGGCTTCTCCCGGGTCTACCGCACCTTCGCCGAACGCGACCTGCACGAGAGCGTGGTGTTCGTCGGCGCCGGCAAGCTCGGCCTGCCGGACAACGCGGTGGTGGCGTTCGCGCTCGGCGCCGACATGGTCAACGTCGGGCGGGAGGCGATGCTGGCGATCGGCTGCATCCAGGCGCAGAAGTGCCACACCGACACCTGCCCGACCGGCGTCGCCACCCAGAACGCGTGGCTGGCCCGGGGTCTGGACCCGGCCCGCAAGTCGGTGCGGGCCGCGAACTACATCCGTACGCTGCGCCGCGACCTGGTCAAGGTGGCCGAGGCGTGCGGCGTCGAGCATCCCGGGCTGATCGGCACCGACGCGGTGGAGATCCTCGACGGCCGGACCTCGTCGATCCCCCTGGACCGGGCGTTCGGCTACCGGCCGGAGTGGGGGATGCCGTCGGCAGCCGACCGGGCGGAGATCGTGCGGCTGATGACGGCCGAGGCGCCGCAGGGCGGCAGCGCGCCGCCCTCCCCCACCGCCGTCGGCTAG